GGTGGATTCCCTATCACACAGTCAAAGCCGCCCTCCTTCATTATCCTGCCGAACCCCTTTTCGTCGTCATTCCAGTCAAAGACGTTTATCCTTCTATCAATATCCACCTCACCCCCACCCCAGCCCTCCCCCGTTGAGGGGGAGGGTGAAATTGTTGTGCCCTCTCCAGCAAGCCCCCGATTGAATCTATCGGGGGCAAGTGGCGAGGGGGCTTTCCCCCTCCCTTGACGGGAGGGGATAAAGGGGAGGGTGGGAGAAATGGAATCATAAAAGTCCGGCCCTATCAAAGAATTCCCGCATTTTATATTATCCTTTAAATCCGGCAAAGCCCTTTCCCTGAACAATGCAAGGGTTTTGCCGAGCGTTTCTTCATTTTCTCCTTCAAGCACTTTTAATAGAAGCGAAAGTTTAGTTACCTCGACTGCTTGACGGTCTATGTCAACTCCGTAGATGTTATTTAAAAGTATCCTTTTCTTTTCCGTGGTTGTAAGCTGCCATCCTGCTCTGCTTCTATATACAGCGGGCTTTTTGCCCGTTGCGTATTTTTCGGGATTGTTTTTGTTGTACCATTTTGTGTGCCAGTCCAATAGATGCTGGTATGCGCCAATCAGGAAAGAACCGCTTCCGCAGGCAGGGTCAAGGATTCGGAGTTTTTCCGCCTGCTTCGGGGTTTTGACTTCAAGGAGTTTTCCAACCGTGTTTTTAACAATATAGTCAACGATATAACTTGGCGTATAATAGACTCCCCCAGCCTTTTTAACCTCCGGCTTTTCTTCAACCTTTGCCGCATGTCCCGCGGTAAGGCGAATGACCTTTCCGAGAAACTGCTCATAGACGTTTCCGAGTATTTCCGCGCCAAGCACTGAAAATTCGTAAGGAGATTTCGGATAGTAAAGCCCTTCCACTATGTCCTTCAGCGCCTTATCATCTATAACAAGGGTATGGCTGAGTGTGTCGGCCTTGAAGTCAAAAAGCCCGCTATTGTATTTCGCGTCCGCCTGATAAAATAGTTCCATAAGACGTCTGTAAGTGTTTACACCGTTTAAAAGGGCCTGCAGACGGCCATAGCTTTCAATTCCCCTGTCCTCGCAGATGCGGAGGAAAATGATTCTGTCTATTGTCTGCTGGACTGCAAAATTCAGTTCATCCACTGTAAGGCGTGGGTTTCTCTGGGCGAGGTTCTTTGCAAGGATTTCGCGCCACGACTCTATCGCGCGGAGAAATTCCTTATCCACCTCCGCAGTTCCCCTCATCCCCTTTGTTGTCTCAATATAGCGGTCAAAACTTCCCTTTAGAACAGCCTCCTTTGAAAAACGGTCGTATATCTCATCAAACTTTCCAATATATTGCTCATAGGTATAGTAAGCGATTCTGCCAGTAGATACTTTATCGGAGGGATTTGGTGTTATGCGGCAGTCATAAACGGCAAACTCTTCAAAATCGGTAAGAATGGAAAGGGGCAGTTTTGCGCTCCATGCGTAGCGGCGGAGTTGATATGCGGGAGATGTGTCTTCTTTTATGTTGATTGCGGGTTTTTTTGTTTCAAGAAAAAACTTCCTCTGCCCGCCTATGCGGAAGGAA
This region of Deltaproteobacteria bacterium genomic DNA includes:
- a CDS encoding N-6 DNA methylase, with the translated sequence MEDAKEKTKELVERFHRNLDAYKSGSYNETQLRREFIDPFFEALGWDVQNKQGYAEQYKEVVHEDSIKVGISLKAPDYSFRIGGQRKFFLETKKPAINIKEDTSPAYQLRRYAWSAKLPLSILTDFEEFAVYDCRITPNPSDKVSTGRIAYYTYEQYIGKFDEIYDRFSKEAVLKGSFDRYIETTKGMRGTAEVDKEFLRAIESWREILAKNLAQRNPRLTVDELNFAVQQTIDRIIFLRICEDRGIESYGRLQALLNGVNTYRRLMELFYQADAKYNSGLFDFKADTLSHTLVIDDKALKDIVEGLYYPKSPYEFSVLGAEILGNVYEQFLGKVIRLTAGHAAKVEEKPEVKKAGGVYYTPSYIVDYIVKNTVGKLLEVKTPKQAEKLRILDPACGSGSFLIGAYQHLLDWHTKWYNKNNPEKYATGKKPAVYRSRAGWQLTTTEKKRILLNNIYGVDIDRQAVEVTKLSLLLKVLEGENEETLGKTLALFRERALPDLKDNIKCGNSLIGPDFYDSISPTLPFIPSRQGRGKAPSPLAPDRFNRGLAGEGTTISPSPSTGEGWGGGEVDIDRRINVFDWNDDEKGFGRIMKEGGFDCVIGNPPWGADFSENEKRYLEQHYLLNSGKYESYIYFIEKGTKLLNDKCLFGFIVPSYWISRSQTEHLRQYLTEDMTPESFIVLPENVFSGVKMDSAIIVARKDGKSDTCDKFVLVGEISSSQLIECFKPMGIDNLLEKIILGTWQKHPRFRFNPRISKEDSKIILKVEKNTFDLGAIVEISQGLTLYRRSTLAALHGKAKAEEIVTKRLFHAECKKDDTYKKELLGRDVSRYSVAWNKKNWVSYGPWLAHAVDERFFKGPRLVVQKLRNPMLKQRLVAGYLNDDETYSAGVLLNIVPIKNETYSLMYILGLVNSSLLNYWYRKIILDVSIRVIDLKQLPIHTINFKNPKEKSMHDKMVSLVDRMLELNGKLRKAKTPHEKELFERQVKITDNQIDRLVYEFYGLTEEEIKVVEGR